Part of the Halodesulfurarchaeum formicicum genome is shown below.
CGTCCGGGAGATCGCCGAGAAGACCGGCGTCAGCATGAGCGGTCCGGTCCCGCTGCCCACCAAGACCCTGGAGGTTCCGGCCCGGAAGTCCCCCGACGGCGAGGGGACCGCCACCTGGGAACACTGGGAGATGCGGGTCCACAAGCGGCTGATCGACATCGACGCCGACGAACGCGCACTGCGCCAGCTCATGCGGATCCAGGTCCCCAACGACGTCTCCATCGAGATCGTCCTCGAGGACTAACCGGTATTCGCGCTCTCGTGCTGGCCGCGATTCTGTTTCGACGGTAAAGCAGAATCCTCAAGGCATCGCAGTGGATACGAATGATTGCGCGGGCTCGTAGATCAGTGGCAGATCGCTTCCTTCGCAAGGAAGAGGCCCCGGGTTCAAATCCCGGCGAGTCCATCGGAGCGAACGAGTTTTGCGAGTGAGCGAATGGACGAGCCGAGCGTTCGCGGAGCAAACGCGTGGATTTGAAGCCCTGGAAGGCGCAGCGCCGAACGGAGTGAGGCGACCGTCTTCCTCCGGGTTCAAATCCCGGCGAGTCCATAACTGTCGCGCATCTTCTCGAAGGTCTCAAAATCACGTAGCTTGGGCCTTCAA
Proteins encoded:
- the rpsJ gene encoding 30S ribosomal protein S10, encoding MMQQARVRLAGVSPDALDDISTDVREIAEKTGVSMSGPVPLPTKTLEVPARKSPDGEGTATWEHWEMRVHKRLIDIDADERALRQLMRIQVPNDVSIEIVLED